One Methanohalophilus mahii DSM 5219 genomic window carries:
- the thiM gene encoding hydroxyethylthiazole kinase: MKDALKTLRETKPLVHHITNWVTIYDCANITRAFGALPVMAHAVEECADMTKISSALVLNIGTLTSELIESMIISAKAANKKQIPVVLDIVGVGATQFRNQMAAKILDSAHVDIIKGNYSEIAKLAGENARTKGVEATSINADPGRLAKNLAISRSCTVVMTGKEDIVSDGSRIFSIKNGHAEMGSIVGTGCMAASIIGSFAALNDDFCDAAIDALSFFGVAGEFAAAKSTGSGSFKMHLYDEVSGLTDEKAGPMTNVESIEG; encoded by the coding sequence ATGAAGGATGCATTAAAAACACTGAGAGAAACAAAACCATTGGTCCATCATATCACCAACTGGGTTACAATTTATGACTGTGCAAATATAACAAGGGCTTTTGGCGCTCTTCCCGTAATGGCTCATGCTGTAGAAGAATGTGCTGATATGACTAAAATTTCCTCTGCTCTTGTACTTAACATCGGAACCCTGACGTCTGAACTTATTGAATCCATGATAATTTCCGCAAAGGCTGCAAACAAAAAACAAATTCCTGTTGTACTCGATATAGTAGGAGTAGGGGCAACCCAATTCAGAAACCAAATGGCTGCAAAGATCCTTGACAGTGCTCATGTTGATATCATTAAAGGCAACTATTCTGAGATTGCAAAACTGGCAGGTGAAAATGCCCGCACAAAAGGAGTTGAAGCAACTTCTATCAATGCTGATCCCGGCCGGCTTGCAAAGAATTTGGCCATCTCAAGATCATGTACTGTTGTGATGACCGGCAAAGAAGATATAGTCAGTGATGGTTCAAGGATATTTTCCATAAAAAATGGCCATGCAGAAATGGGTTCAATTGTGGGCACCGGTTGCATGGCTGCTTCAATAATTGGTTCATTTGCAGCTCTGAACGATGATTTCTGTGATGCAGCAATAGATGCTTTATCTTTCTTTGGGGTTGCCGGGGAATTTGCGGCTGCTAAGTCAACCGGCAGCGGCAGTTTCAAGATGCATTTATATGATGAAGTATCCGGGCTTACTGATGAAAAAGCAGGACCTATGACTAATGTTGAGAGTATTGAAGGCTGA
- the thiE gene encoding thiamine phosphate synthase, with amino-acid sequence MAFWKSLLKDIDFYLVTDSGLSRKGTLSDVKCAVAAGCKIVQYREKDKTTKEMIEEAILIRKICGENAIFLVNDRIDVALAAGADGVHIGQDDMPIDSARRILGENKIIGLTVHDTDEAIEAERKGADYVGFSPVFDTTTKKDAGMGVGPERIQAVRKTINIPIVAIGGINKDNCISVIEKGVDSLVAISAIVCSDDVRRETEYFIETIRKTKQKYIQQS; translated from the coding sequence ATGGCATTCTGGAAATCTTTGCTTAAAGATATTGATTTCTACCTTGTGACAGATTCCGGCCTATCCAGGAAAGGTACATTGTCCGATGTAAAATGTGCAGTAGCGGCCGGGTGTAAGATTGTTCAGTATCGGGAGAAAGACAAGACCACAAAAGAGATGATTGAAGAGGCGATCTTGATCAGGAAAATATGTGGCGAAAATGCTATCTTTCTGGTAAATGACCGTATCGATGTAGCCCTGGCTGCAGGAGCTGATGGGGTACATATCGGACAGGACGATATGCCGATTGATTCTGCGAGAAGGATTCTAGGTGAAAATAAGATAATCGGACTTACAGTCCATGATACAGATGAAGCAATCGAGGCAGAAAGAAAAGGAGCTGATTACGTAGGTTTCAGTCCGGTATTTGATACTACTACTAAAAAGGATGCGGGTATGGGTGTTGGGCCGGAAAGAATTCAGGCTGTGAGAAAGACAATTAATATTCCGATCGTTGCTATAGGGGGTATCAATAAAGACAACTGTATTTCAGTTATTGAAAAAGGAGTCGATAGTTTGGTTGCTATTTCCGCAATCGTTTGTAGTGATGATGTCAGGAGAGAAACAGAGTATTTCATTGAAACTATACGCAAAACAAAACAAAAATATATCCAGCAAAGTTAA
- a CDS encoding ATP-binding protein, with product MVAETPLLCKICGANAVSGRGNFLCEIHFCEMVEKKVRAHIEDQNLILNNEHIAVALSGGKDSSVLLYILAKILPEFEGVKLTAITVDEGIPNYREETLTYAQELATFLNIEHRIVSFRENFGAPLPDLLKKRNVSACTLCGVLRRKILEQETFSMDVPKLATGHSLDDEAETAMMNILTANIDAIINTASPNSGKESLRIKPLSVLNEHEIALYGILKGIFHEFPECPYAGPSLRAEVRQIFLDLETKYPKITG from the coding sequence ATGGTGGCTGAAACCCCCCTTCTATGCAAAATCTGTGGAGCAAACGCAGTATCAGGAAGGGGCAACTTCCTTTGTGAAATTCATTTCTGTGAAATGGTAGAAAAGAAAGTTAGGGCACATATCGAAGATCAAAACCTTATTCTGAATAATGAGCATATAGCAGTTGCATTATCAGGGGGTAAGGACAGTAGTGTTCTTTTGTACATCCTGGCTAAAATACTTCCAGAATTTGAGGGAGTGAAACTTACTGCTATTACTGTTGATGAGGGTATACCGAATTACAGGGAAGAAACCCTTACTTATGCACAAGAACTTGCAACTTTTTTGAATATTGAGCACAGGATAGTATCTTTCAGAGAAAACTTTGGTGCACCCCTTCCCGACCTTTTGAAAAAAAGAAATGTTTCAGCTTGCACTCTTTGCGGTGTTCTCAGGAGAAAGATACTGGAACAGGAAACCTTTAGCATGGATGTCCCAAAACTTGCGACAGGACACTCTTTAGATGATGAGGCGGAAACCGCCATGATGAACATACTTACCGCAAATATAGATGCAATAATTAATACCGCATCCCCAAATTCCGGTAAGGAATCATTGAGGATAAAGCCCCTTTCAGTCTTAAATGAGCATGAAATTGCATTATATGGAATCCTCAAAGGCATATTTCATGAGTTTCCCGAATGTCCCTACGCAGGCCCTTCGCTTCGTGCAGAAGTCAGACAAATATTTTTGGATCTCGAAACAAAATATCCAAAAATCACCGGGTAG
- a CDS encoding LabA-like NYN domain-containing protein: MFSSQKLAVFVDVQNMFYSARNIHYGRLDYEKLLRAVVMERKLTRAIAYLVETPDIDQSGFKSFIGSIGWEVKSKALKVRPDGSTKGDWDMGIAIDAISIAPKVDTIVLVSGDGDFVDLINHLKAIGVRVEVHSFKESTAEELINAATAHYPIERRMLLDR; this comes from the coding sequence ATGTTTAGCAGCCAAAAATTAGCGGTTTTTGTAGACGTGCAGAATATGTTCTATTCTGCCAGAAATATCCATTACGGAAGACTTGATTACGAAAAACTTTTACGTGCTGTCGTTATGGAAAGAAAATTGACAAGAGCAATAGCATATCTTGTAGAAACCCCGGATATCGACCAGTCAGGTTTTAAGAGTTTTATTGGTTCAATTGGATGGGAAGTAAAAAGCAAGGCCCTGAAGGTCAGACCTGATGGTTCCACCAAGGGAGATTGGGATATGGGGATAGCAATTGATGCGATTTCCATTGCACCCAAAGTAGATACCATTGTGCTTGTAAGTGGAGATGGCGATTTTGTCGATCTGATAAACCACCTAAAAGCTATTGGCGTACGGGTTGAAGTTCACTCCTTTAAAGAAAGTACAGCCGAAGAACTTATTAACGCCGCTACAGCCCATTATCCAATTGAAAGAAGGATGTTACTGGATAGATGA
- a CDS encoding NosD domain-containing protein: MQIKLLLVSVIALALLSSAAMAVEITVDDSGNGNYTTIQDAVNAANDSDTIIVYPGAYNENVDVNKSVIIISQSGNPDNTKVQAASSADYVFNVTRDNVTISGFNITNAAGTSKAGIFLDGVQHSIISDNKFSENYYNIFLNDSRNNELTGNIVSSSSSSGIQLVDSGSNVIYNNYFNNTINIQMSDSAGNSWNIAKMAGPNIVGGPSIGGNYWAHPDGTGHSQIWTDANNDGFCDSPFYITDIDIDYLPLTTNAAIDIEKHTNGEDADERYGPYIRWNYEVRWDFYVSNTGNVNLTNIVVEDNKCGIVGTIPILMPGETVQFTETTSSLLGLQKTKATATGTPTVGPDVMDYDRSYYFGHDSQPAFDIPTAQPLLTVGFLGIAVVLFMRRKTK, encoded by the coding sequence ATGCAAATCAAACTTTTGCTGGTCAGCGTGATAGCACTGGCATTACTTTCATCAGCTGCAATGGCGGTTGAAATTACTGTGGATGACAGTGGCAATGGCAATTATACAACAATTCAGGATGCTGTAAATGCGGCAAATGATAGTGATACGATTATTGTCTATCCAGGGGCATATAATGAAAATGTGGATGTGAACAAATCAGTAATCATTATCTCACAGTCCGGTAATCCGGATAATACCAAAGTTCAGGCGGCTTCTTCAGCAGATTATGTTTTCAATGTGACCAGAGATAACGTGACAATCAGTGGTTTTAATATAACAAATGCTGCAGGAACTTCTAAGGCTGGAATATTTCTTGATGGTGTCCAGCACAGCATAATAAGTGACAATAAATTCTCTGAAAATTATTATAACATCTTCCTCAATGATTCCAGAAACAACGAGCTGACCGGCAACATCGTATCCAGCAGCAGTTCATCAGGTATTCAATTGGTAGATAGTGGTAGTAATGTTATTTATAACAACTATTTCAACAATACAATTAACATTCAGATGTCCGATAGTGCAGGTAACTCCTGGAATATCGCAAAAATGGCAGGTCCAAACATTGTAGGCGGGCCTTCAATTGGTGGTAACTATTGGGCACATCCTGATGGTACAGGACATAGTCAGATATGGACAGATGCAAACAATGATGGCTTCTGTGATTCACCATTTTATATCACTGACATTGATATTGATTATCTTCCCCTTACGACCAATGCAGCCATTGATATTGAAAAACATACCAATGGTGAAGATGCTGATGAGAGATACGGTCCATACATAAGGTGGAATTATGAGGTCAGATGGGATTTTTATGTCAGCAATACCGGCAATGTCAACCTGACAAACATTGTGGTAGAAGACAATAAATGTGGTATTGTGGGTACCATACCCATACTTATGCCAGGGGAAACTGTGCAATTCACAGAGACTACTTCTTCGTTGCTGGGCCTGCAAAAGACCAAAGCAACAGCCACTGGGACACCAACGGTAGGTCCAGATGTAATGGACTATGACCGCAGTTACTATTTCGGGCATGATTCACAGCCGGCTTTCGATATCCCGACTGCCCAACCGTTATTGACTGTGGGCTTCCTTGGTATAGCAGTTGTACTGTTTATGAGAAGAAAAACCAAATAA